The nucleotide window TTCTTCCATATCGAGAGTGAGATTGGGCACGCTTTTCCAAAAGTCCCATACCTTGACCTCAACATCCATTGGCACTTCTTCAAACATTTCATTCGCGATCTTCAGGAATGCAAGATTGAAGTTCGATAGGATGTCATCAATATCTATCATTATCTTCACGGTTCACCTCCGTATAGAAGAGTATATATCATATTTATTATCTCTTTTTTGTCGAGGAGGTATCTCGGTTTTCGGGTGAACGATTATCCAATCAGGAAGACTCAGAAATCTTTTCGCTCTAGTGAAAAGATCAATCCGCCTTGTCTTTGTCACTAGACATGGTTTATGGGATAATCTCAGTAGGTTTTTTGAGGGAGGAAGTAGAATGTTCGAATTGAAAGAAGTCGCATTGATATATGAGACGAAGAAGCAGGCTCTGGCGGCGCTCAAATCGACTGACCTCAAGATAGAGAAGGGAGAAGAAGTTGGGATATTCGGCCCTTCGGGTTCTGGGAAGTCATCGCTTCTCTTCATTATGAGCACACTAAAGGAGCCAAGTCGCGGAGAAGTCAAATACGAAGGCAAGGAGCTTACGGCTCTTACTCCTTCCGCAAAAGCCGAACTTCGGCGCAAAGAGTTCGGCTTTGTGTTTCAAGAACACTTCTTGATAAACCATCTGACTGTCAGGGAGAATATTCTGCTCCCCCTGAAAGAAAAGCGAGGAGCAAAAAAGAGGCTCGAAGAAATCACTACTGCGCTTGGATTGAACCAACTTCTCAAGCGA belongs to Mesotoga sp. Brook.08.105.5.1 and includes:
- a CDS encoding ABC transporter ATP-binding protein; amino-acid sequence: MFELKEVALIYETKKQALAALKSTDLKIEKGEEVGIFGPSGSGKSSLLFIMSTLKEPSRGEVKYEGKELTALTPSAKAELRRKEFGFVFQEHFLINHLTVRENILLPLKEKRGAKKRLEEITTALGLNQLLKRFPYELSLGQSQRVAVARALIAGPKVVFADEPTASLDNENGSRVIELLKSYCSKSGATLILVSHSSEIIGDFRRKLKVENGQVYEVGVNA